From a region of the Impatiens glandulifera chromosome 4, dImpGla2.1, whole genome shotgun sequence genome:
- the LOC124934934 gene encoding serine/threonine-protein kinase RUNKEL-like translates to MNQYHIYHAIGRGKYSTVYKGRKKKSLEYFAIKSVDKSQKTKVLQEVRVLHTLDHPNILKFFSWYETSAHLWLVLEYCVGGDLMSLLKQDKRLPEDSIHLLVCDLVKALMFLHSKGIMYCDLKPSNILLDENGHTKLCDFGLVRKLSDVSDVPSSLMPQAKRGTPFYMAPELFQDGGVHSFASDLWALGCVMYECYTGSPPFVGSEFTQLVKSILSDPTPSLPGNPSRPFANLINSLLVKDPAERIQWTELCGHVFWRTSFTLVPLPPQPAFTNMIEVLSRPCLAEKNSDKHVQNKTPPKYREKDSRGGGPKKDENSISGSKSCETPVKGISSGRKNQTKALGKVTERRIDSSGNTKGGVNLLRLSRIAKTNLQRENEKENYRRPMTDGCENDAEVKIENTDMELDFSENVEDETQDDPDNSTCLDEKSGKDNMDEGEDQDVPVESSAENDSVTDIPSTFSPQLKNPRAKESAGIPDFDSSKSSVELSQVLWHPSDLSVRPVMPSRKADKVSIPIQSLPFEALQASDFVKMPKDQLDALNNRILTNLCGNSSVGEKQNIIRYLEMLSSNAEAANILTNGPIMSMLVKMSRQSKASVLRVQLVSLIGLLIRHSTFIEDDLANSGILSSLTDGLRDKQEKVRRSSMAALGELLFYISTQNEHTKDGIPTEFLSPSKDSRGISGWQVSNTQISLVTSLLRKGEDDLTQLYALRTIENICSQGAQWATRFTSQDVIKNLCYIFRAPGKQDSTKLTAGSCLVRLVRFNPPSIQPVIDKLPLKDIASVLIKGSQREQQICLNLINMVMFSSHIVTNMGKHVLSLVEEKGLVPFLMSITEQGSEVLKGKALVLVGLLCKNGRRWLAHFFSNGRLLSIVDRMVKEKDNFMQQCLEAFIHVIASILPSLLEAITTDIQQMMGGRRHTQIGGLTSRAATPKNNVNLFPVLFHLLSSSSFKRKIVNLQVLQQLTTLIKLAETPFQGRDDFQITLLRVLECITGEPSLILDSPKVYSHEILPSLAVLYKGNKDGNARFLCLKIIFDVMDTFLNETSEDDKPQEQLKSISKDHFLPLYPMFIEDEDPIPMYAQKLLVMLIEFNYIKIPDILNLKIISKCFEFLLGDFSAANVNNIMLCLALASASELENKILSQLRVVRRIGNLLEFAYVKEMEDFIEPILNLCKAFLLRAVGNVKGFVYDKEPRLLSDGFFSDWGSVVDQQQCIKDIVDFGGNVGVLLELCKSNEKNVSDLASECIVLLMKVAPREATNGFLTNLPKVTLILESWEKAVIVSELVINRILHSLGYSCRQYLSYAMILSISVPEIFKVESIVFQIKNAGLKGIHDSAYKASLELQRLPRCV, encoded by the exons ATGAATCAGTATCATATATACCACGCAATTGGCCGCGGGAAGTATTCG ACTGTTTATAAGGGGAGAAAGAAGAAGTCACTTGAGTATTTTGCGATCAAGAGTGTCGATAAATCGCAGAAGACCAAGGTTCTCCAAGAA GTTAGAGTTCTTCACACACTAGACCATCCAAATATATTGAAATTCTTTTCTTG GTATGAAACTTCTGCTCATTTGTGGTTGGTCTTGGAATATTGTGTTGGAGGAGATCTCATGTCATTGTTGAAACAG GACAAGAGGCTTCCAGAAGATTCAATACATCTTCTTGTTTGTgatcttgtcaaagctttgat GTTTTTGCATTCCAAGGGAATAATGTACTGTGACTTGAAGCCGTCAAACATCCTTTTGGATGAAAATGGGCATACAAAG CTTTGTGATTTTGGATTGGTCCGAAAACTGAGTGATGTATCAGATGTTCCATCTTCTTTG ATGCCACAAGCGAAGCGCGGAACTCCATTCTACATGGCTCCTGAACTGTTTCAGGATGGAGGTGTCCATTCTTTTGCTTCTGATTTATGGGCTCTTGGTTGTGTGATGTATGAATGTTATACGGGGTCTCCTCCCTTTGTAGGAAGTGAATTTACTCAATTAGTTAAATCAATCCTATCTGATCCAACCCCATCCCTGCCTGGTAATCCTAGCCGTCCATTTGCCAACCTAATAAACTCTCTTCTAGTGAAAGATCCAGCTGAAAGAATACAATGGACAGAACTCTGTGGACATGTTTTCTGGAGGACAAGTTTTACTCTAGTTCCCTTACCTCCCCAGCCTGCTTTTACTAATATGATTGAGGTTTTGTCAAGGCCGTGTCTTGCAGAGAAAAACAGCGATAAGCATGTACAAAACAAAACTCCACCAAAATATCGTGAAAAGGATTCAAGAGGAGGAGGTCCCAAGAAAGATGAAAATAGTATTTCAGGTTCAAAAAGTTGTGAGACACCAGTTAAGGGTATCTCGAGTGGCAGGAAGAATCAAACAAAAGCCCTAGGGAAAGTTACTGAGAGACGGATAGATTCTTCAGGCAATACCAAAGGCGGCGTGAATCTTCTACGGCTCTCAAGAATAGCGAAAACTAACTTGCAAAGggaaaatgagaaagaaaacTACCGTAGACCAATGACTGACGGCTGTGAAAATGATGCTGAAGTTAAGATCGAAAACACCGATATGGAACTAGACTTTAGTGAGAATGTGGAGGATGAAACACAAGATGACCCAGATAATTCTACTTGCCTTGATGAGAAAAGTGGAAAAGACAATATGGATGAGGGGGAGGATCAAGATGTGCCTGTAGAATCATCTGCAGAAAATGATAGTGTGACTGATATTCCATCCACTTTTAGTCCTCAACTAAAAAATCCAAGGGCAAAAGAAAGTGCAGGCATCCCTGATtttgactcttcaaaatcatcagTTGAGCTTTCTCAGGTGCTTTGGCACCCATCTGACCTCTCTGTCAGACCTGTGATGCCCAGTAGAAAGGCTGATAAAGTATCAATACCAATACAATCTCTCCCCTTCGAAGCTCTGCAAGCTTCTGATTTTGTCAAGATGCCCAAGGACCAGCTTGATGCACTTAACAATAGAATACTAACAAATTTATGTGGGAATTCTTCTGTTGGCGAGAAGCAGAATATCATTAGATATCTTGAGATGTTGAGCAGCAATGCTGAAGCTGCCAATATCTTGACTAATGGGCCAATCATGTCGATGCTTGTCAAAATGTCGCGACAATCTAAAGCTTCTGTTTTGCGTGTTCAACTTGTTTCCCTAATAGGCCTGTTAATCCGACATTCTACCTTTATTGAAGATGATTTAGCAAATTCTGGGATTTTGAGTTCGTTAACTGATGGTCTGCGAGATAAGCAAGAAAAAGTAAGGAGGTCCTCCATGGCTGCTCTTGGTGAGCTACTGTTTTATATCTCCACTCAAAACGAGCATACAAAGGACGGAATTCCTACTGAATTTCTATCTCCATCCAAGGATAGTCGCGGAATTTCTGGTTGGCAG GTTTCAAATACACAGATATCGTTGGTGACATCACTATTGCGGAAAGGAGAGGATGATCTTACTCAGCTCTATGCATTGAGGACAATAGAAAACATATGTAGTCAAGGGGCACAATGGGCAACACGTTTCACAAGCCAGGATGTTATTAAAAACCTGTGTTATATATTTAGGGCTCCGGGAAAGCAGGATAGCACAAAACTGACAGCTGGGTCTTGTTTGGTACGCCTAGTTCGTTTTAACCCTCCTAGCATTCAACCTGTCATAGATAAACTTCCTTTGAAGGATATTGCTTCAGTACTTATTAAAGGTAGCCAACGTGAACAACAAATTTGCTTAAACCTTATTAATATGGTCATGTTTAGCAGCCACATTGTTACGAACATGGGAAAGCATGTTCTTTCGTTGGTGGAAGAAAAGGGTCTTGTTCCATTTCTCATGTCTATTACTGAACAAGGTAGTGAAGTTCTAAAGGGAAAGGCTCTTGTTTTGGTGGGTCTGCTTTGTAAAAATGGTAGGAGATGGTTGGCTCATTTCTTTTCCAATGGAAGGTTACTCTCAATTGTGGACAGAATGGTGAAAGAAAAGGACAACTTTATGCAACAGTGCTTAGAAGCTTTCATCCATGTGATAGCATCCATTCTACCAAGTCTTCTGGAGGCTATAACAACTGATATTCAACAGATGATGGGAGGGAGACGCCACACTCAGATTGGAGGCCTCACCAGTCGAGCAGCGACCCCAAAAAACAATGTTAATTTATTTCCTGTCCTTTTTCATCTTCTTAGTAGTTCATCTTTCAAGCGCAAGATAGTCAATCTTCAGGTTCTTCAACAGTTGACAACTCTGATCAAGCTTGCAGAGACTCCCTTCCAG GGAAGGGATGATTTTCAGATAACCCTTCTACGTGTTCTTGAGTGCATCACAGGAGAACCATCTCTTATTCTTGATAGTCCTAAAGTTTATAGTCATGAGATTCTTCCTAGTCTGGCTGTTCTATATAAAGGAAACAAAGATGGGAATGCTCGGTTTTTGTGCCTCAAAATAATATTCGACGTGATGGATACCTTTCTGAACGAAACCTCAGAAGACGATAAACCTCAAGAACAATTGAAATCCATATCAAAAGATCACTTCCTTCCTCTATATCCCATGTTCATCGAGGACGAGGATCCGATTCCCATGTACGCCCAAAAGTTGCTTGTGATGCTCATTGAGTTTAATTACATCAAGATCCCAGACATCCTTAATCTGAAGATAATCTCCAAGTGTTTCGAATTTCTACTTGGCGATTTCTCTGCTGCAAATGTGAACAATATAATGCTCTGTCTTGCCTTAGCATCAGCTTCAGAACTGGAAAACAAGATATTATCGCAACTTAGAGTTGTTAGGAGGATCGGTAACCTCTTGGAATTCGCGTACGTGAAGGAAATGGAAGATTTCATCGAGCCAATTTTGAATCTTTGCAAGGCGTTTCTATTGCGTGCCGTTGGGAATGTTAAGGGTTTCGTGTATGATAAAGAACCGAGGCTGTTAAGCGATGGGTTTTTTTCGGACTGGGGAAGTGTAGTAGATCAGCAACAATGTATAAAAGATATAGTTGATTTCGGAGGGAATGTCGGTGTTTTGCTCGAGCTGTGCAAATCCAATGAGAAAAATGTATCGGATTTGGCTTCTGAATGTATAGTTTTGTTGATGAAAGTAGCTCCGAGGGAAGCTACAAATGGTTTTCTAACGAATCTACCGAAGGTTACATTGATTTTGGAGTCATGGGAAAAGGCGGTTATTGTTTCCGAGTTGGTTATAAACAGGATATTGCATTCGCTTGGGTATTCGTGTAGGCAATATTTATCGTATGCTATGATATTGTCGATATCTGTACCGGAGATTTTTAAGGTGGAATCGATTGTGTTTCAGATAAAGAATGCGGGATTGAAAGGTATTCATGATTCTGCATATAAGGCGAGTTTGGAGCTGCAAAGGTTGCCTCGTTGTGTTTGA